TCGTTGCCGAGGCATTCGCATCAGTGTTCCAGGCCCTTAGCAGCGGCAAAGGACCACGGGAGTTCTTTCGCGCCTACCTGCTGACAGTGGTGCAGCGGACGGCGCATGCGCGGAACCGGAAAGCAAGGCTCACCCAGTCTGCCCCTGACGATGCCATGCTGGATACCGCCGTCGTCGATGCTGATCCCATCCTGAAGGAATTCGAATCCTCCGCCGTGGCGGCGGCGTTCAAGTCGCTGCCAGAACGTTGGCAAGCGGTGCTCTGGCATGTGGACATTGAGGGCATGAAGCCCGCCGCTGCTGCGCCGTTCATCGGTATCAGCCCCAATGGAGTGTCGTCTCTGCTCATACGGGCAAGGGAGGGACTGCGTCAGGCTTATTTGCAAAACCACGTGGTGGTGGCTCCGGACGATGAGTGTTCGGAGTATTCCGGCCAGTTGGGCAAATATGCACGGAACGCCCTGAAACGGACCTCACACGAAAAGGTCACTGCGCATCTGGAGACGTGCTCAAAGTGCACTGCACTGCTGTTTGAACTCAACCACATCCAAGGTGCCATGCGGGCGGCCCTCTTCCCCCTGGTGACCGGCATCGTGTTGACGCCTGGCGCGGTTGCGGGATTGCTCTCAGCATCGAACTCTTCCGCCCTCACAGGCGAAGGCCCGGCAACCGTTCGATCCCTCGGCCACGTGGGGAAGGTTGCTGCTGCTGCGGCCGTTGTTGCAGGGGTGGCGATTTTTGGTCTGGTCGCGTGGTTCGGGCAGTCCGGTGCCCAGGTCAATAACGCCGGCGATGCTCCAAGCACCTCCGCCGCGTCACCCTCGGCATCCAGCCCCACGGCGTCCAGCCCCTCGGCGTCCAGCCCCGCAAGGGACGCGCCCATCATGCCGTCCCCAGCTCAGCCAGCGGTGCAGTTGCCACAACCTTTTGTAAGTGAAGAGGTTCGGCCGCATCCTGTGTCCGAGGAAATAGCCAAGCAGCGGGCAGCAGTTGTCACGAACTCCGGGACAGTGTCCTCAACCACCGAGGCCACGCCTTCAACGGCTGCCCCGTCACAGTCTGTCGACGCTGTTTTTGGCATGGAAGCTGGGGTCGGAGTACTCGAGCGCGATATCAGTGTGGGCTTTTCACTTCTGGGAGGCCCGGCATCAGGTTCCGGTGAAACAACCTTCAGCTTGCCGGAGAATGCCACCTTCATCCCGGGGAAATTCTCGGCACCGACCGGATGGTCGTGCTCAGATCCTGCTGCGGACAATCGGTTGATCCGCTGCACCACGGCGTCCATCGAACCGGCCAGCCTGGCATTCAAGATGGGCGTTTCCCTTGGGAATCCGGAAGTTGGCAGCACGTTGAGCTATCAATTCGGCGGTCAACATGTCCTTACCAAGTCCTTCGCCAACGGCTTTCACTAGCGCTGGCGGCTTCCAAAACTTTTTCTATTTTCTCCGTCACGATTCGGCGTTGGCCAACACTAAGAGGCTGACAATATCTGTGCGCATCGGCTTCCTTGGAAGCGGAAGCACTAAGCGCAGCTGCCTGGGACTTGAGCCTGGGGCGCTTGGGGACGATGGAAAGATAAGCAACAGCCGTGAAGAATTCTCTCCTGGCCAGAACCTTGGTGATACTTCTCTCCACCCTTACCGCTGCTTCAGCGCTGGGCGGCCTTCAACTTTCTCCTGCGCAGGCGGTAACGCCATCAAAGCCACCTACCCCGTCAACATCCTCGACGCCCGATGCTACGCAGCCTGGCACTGTAGTGTTCTCGGAGAATTTCGAGCACGGTAGCCCCAACTCCGCCCTGGGTGCGCAGTCCTACTCCGCTCCCGGATCAAAGCATTACGTTGGCAAGGGCGGCCAGTCGTACACAGGTTCTCCAGCTTGGATCGACGCCTCCAGGTGCAATGGCGTTATCCTGAGCTACCGGAATTCGACCACGCCCAGATGGGCGCAGTCCGGAACGGCGGCCGAAGGCAATGACAACAGGTGTTCCGAGCTCGCGGATATCCGCAGCTATCAGTACATGCGCATGTTGGCCTTGGCCATGGGTCAACAGTTCACCCCAGCTTCTCCCAGTACAAATCACGTCAACAGCTCATACACTGAATGCCCGTCCAGCAGTTCCAGCGGATCGGCGTGCGATGCCATCCCGTCCGGTCCCACGGATGGAGTGATGTTCAGGACGGCGAGCCCCATCCCGGTGACCGCGGGCCACTATTACACTTTTGGCCTGAATACGGCGTACATGAATTGCGGCCTGGCTGCGGGCGATCCGTCCTATCAATTCGCCACGGTCGATAGTGCTGGGGCGGTCACAGCCATCGGGAATCCACTTAACGGGTGCCAAACCTCGGACGATCCCAACGTGGACTCATTCCAGCAACAAGTGACCAGCGACGTCGGCGGAAACCCAGGAACCGTCACCAGGACCGTCAACATCAACTCGATGACATCGAACACCGCGATCCAGGCCGCCGGCAACTCCCTGGGGCTTGAAATGTGGAACAACAACGGCACCACCAACGGGAACGATGGCGCATTTGACGATGTGCGCCTGATGGACGTGACTCCGCAATTGAAGCAATCCTTCACACCCTCAGTGGTGGGCCCCGGCGGGATATCCACCCTCACCCTCACTGTCACCAATACCAGCGAGCTCAACGCGAAGCATGACTGGTCCATCAACCAGGCGCTTCCTTCCGGACTGACGATCGCCGGGAATCCGAACATCGGGGGAACGTGCGTTCAGGTTCCCGGAACCGACCCCTTCCTTCGCTCGGCAGAGGCGGGCAGCGGAACCCTCTCGATTTCCGGCGGCGACCTCCGTCCGGGGCAGGCCTCGTGTACCGTCCTGGTGGATGTGACAGTTTCGGCCGAGGGCACCTATTCCAGCGCATCCACAGACATTGCAACCAACTTGAACCCTCCTGCAGCGGCTTCCCTTGTGGTCCGGGCTCCCCGGATTACGCTGGGCAAGGCGCTGACCACCGCCCGCGCTGCCGTCTCAGACCAATTCACAATGGAGATCCGTAAGGGGTCTCCTGCCGGTCCCGTGGTGAATGCCATTGGTCACTCAACTACATCTGGATCTGTGGCAGCCATCGCCGCGGGTACTGGTGTCACAGGTGAGACTATGGCCGACGCAGGCGCTACCTATTACCTCACGGAAGCGGGCGCCATCCCGTCCAACTACCTCCGGAGCATCACCTGTGCGGACGCGGCTGGCCTGCAGCCGAATTTGCCTGTGGGAGCGGCGGTTGACCGGCCGTTTGCACTTACACCCGTCGCCGGCGCAGACATCACGTGCATTTTGACTGGCACCGCTGCGGCCCTTCCCGGCCTCGGGTTTACTCACGGCGCTGATGCCTCCGCTGTCCACTCGCCAGCGCAGGTGGGGGATGTGATTCGCTACAGCTTTGGGGCAACGAACAGTGGAAACGTGCCATTGAGGGATGTGGTCATCAACAACACCCTTGCCGGACTTCCGGAATTGGCATACTCGTGGCCCGGAATCCCAGGTCAGTTGCTACCGGGGCAA
This genomic stretch from Micrococcaceae bacterium Sec5.1 harbors:
- a CDS encoding RNA polymerase sigma factor; its protein translation is MGSDFDTGSSGGTITAGPVTDQVIIAMVRGGDTDAFDSLYRRHLAAAQYVARANTDNPSDADDIVAEAFASVFQALSSGKGPREFFRAYLLTVVQRTAHARNRKARLTQSAPDDAMLDTAVVDADPILKEFESSAVAAAFKSLPERWQAVLWHVDIEGMKPAAAAPFIGISPNGVSSLLIRAREGLRQAYLQNHVVVAPDDECSEYSGQLGKYARNALKRTSHEKVTAHLETCSKCTALLFELNHIQGAMRAALFPLVTGIVLTPGAVAGLLSASNSSALTGEGPATVRSLGHVGKVAAAAAVVAGVAIFGLVAWFGQSGAQVNNAGDAPSTSAASPSASSPTASSPSASSPARDAPIMPSPAQPAVQLPQPFVSEEVRPHPVSEEIAKQRAAVVTNSGTVSSTTEATPSTAAPSQSVDAVFGMEAGVGVLERDISVGFSLLGGPASGSGETTFSLPENATFIPGKFSAPTGWSCSDPAADNRLIRCTTASIEPASLAFKMGVSLGNPEVGSTLSYQFGGQHVLTKSFANGFH